A window from Zingiber officinale cultivar Zhangliang chromosome 7A, Zo_v1.1, whole genome shotgun sequence encodes these proteins:
- the LOC121999601 gene encoding protein FAR1-RELATED SEQUENCE 4-like: protein MCEVDFDDINEGLNIETDLDIPQLGLEFETEEDAYQFYLAYSKKVGFGVRRGRIHKDESGKLLDRVFYCCAQGKRGKDKRDLYVKASRDETRFGCEAKMKICNRKKSKFTVVQFVKEHNHYLSSPNKTHLYRSHRNISSSAAIQIEMASDVGIPPKSSHDLMVRQMRADYANFGDVVCFDTTYRKNNEGRPIALFVGVNHHKQSILFGAALLYDETSLTFEWLFDTLTRAMGEKKPTTILTDQDAAMAKALASRWPETHHRLCIWHIYQNAAIHLNGVFSMFRDFAKDFASCIYDFDEEEDFISAWNMMLAKYALEDNDWLRRMYNIKEKWALVYGRKMFCADMTTTQRSESMNSIVKKYVTYKHKFLDFFSHFQRLLDDRRYEELKADFKSNTTVPYLMFPIEILKHASEIYTPEVYKCFQQEWCLSHDSNLEICEDVDTFAKYKVTPHKKKNHHIVTLDKKCEKIECSCRKFEFAGILCSHILKIFTWNNIMKIPSDYVLKRWTRKAKIGYFGVNDSMANNASLDPKVLQNMRYKELCGLNVQLVTKAAERDDTYMFVKDAMLSLCKIVDDKLQVNESNVQQLNVSQASREFDYGEGNSTGVKGIKMKKKTMS from the exons ATGTGTGAAGTTGACTTTGATGATATTAATGAAG GCTTGAACATTGAAACCGATTTGGATATACCACAACTAGGATTGGAATTTGAAACAGAAGAAGatgcatatcaattttatttggcatATTCTAAAAAGGTTGGATTTGGTGTAAGGAGAGGTAGAATCCACAAGGATGAATCGGGTAAATTACTTGATAGGGTCTTTTATTGTTGTGCCCAaggtaaaagaggaaaagacaaaCGAGATCTTTATGTCAAAGCAAGTCGTGATGAAACAAGGTTTGGTTGTGAGGCTAAAATGAAGATTTGTAATCGGAAAAAAAGCAAGTTTACTGTGGTACAGtttgttaaagagcataatcattatctcTCAAGTCCAAATAAAACGCACCTCTACAGAAGTCATAGGAATATATCTTCTTCTGCAGCGATACAGATTGAGATGGCAAGTGATGTGGGAATCCCCCCAAAATcatctcatgatcttatggtgaGGCAA ATGAGAGCTGATTATGCAAATTTTGGAGATGTTGTTTGCTTTGACACAACCTACAGAAAGAACAATGAAGGTCGGCCAATTGCATTGTTTGTAGGCGTTAATCATCATAAACAATCCATACTATTTGGTGCcgctttattatatgatgaaaccAGTTTGACTTTTGAGTGGTTATTTGATACATTAACTAGAGCTATGGGTGAGAAAAAGCCAACTACTATTCTTACAGATCAAGATGCAGCAATGGCTAAGGCGTTAGCTTCCAGATGGCCTGAAACACATCATCGTTTGTGCATTTGGCATATTTAtcaaaatgctgccatacatttgaatGGAGTTTTTTCTATGTTTAGAGATTTTGCTAAAGATTTTGCCTCatgtatatatgattttgatgaagaggaagattttatttcagcATGGAACATGATGTTAGCCAAGTATGCACTTGAAGACAATGATTGGTTGAGGCGCATGTACAACATCAAGGAAAAATGGGCTTTAGTATATGGACGAAAAATGTTTTGTGCAGATatgactacaacccaaagaagtgagagcatgaatagTATTGTGAAAAAATATGTCACTTATAAACACAAGTTTTTAGACTTTTTCAGCCACTTCCAAAGGCTTCTTGATGATCGTCGATATGAGGAATTAAAAGCTGATTTCAAATCAAATACAACTGTTCCCTATTTAATGTTTCCAATTGAGATTTTAAAGCATGCTAGTGAAATTTATACTCCTGAGGTATACAAGTGTTTTCAACAGGAGTGGTGCTTATCTCATGATTCTAATCTTGAAATTTGTGAGGATGTTGATACATTTGCAAAATATAAAGTTACTCCTCACAAAAAGAAAAACCATCATATAGTTACACTTGATAAGAAGTGTGAAAAGATTGAGTGTAGCTGTAGAAAATTTGAATTTGCTGGGATTTTGTGTTCTCATATTCTGAAAATATTTACGTGGAATAATATCATGAAGATCCCAAGTGATTATGTATTGAAAAGGTGGACAAGAAAAGCAAAAATTGGATATTTTGGAGTAAATGATTCAATGGCCAACAAtgctagtttggatccaaaagTACTTCAAAACATGCGTTACAAAGAGTTGTGTGGGTTGAATGTTCAATTGGTTACCAAGGCAGCAGAAAGGGATGATACCTACATGTTTGTTAAAGATGCTATGTTGAGCTTGTGTAAGATAGTGGATGATAAATTACAAGTTAATGAATCAAATGTCCAACAATTAAATGTGAGCCAAGCATCCAGGGAATTTGATTATGGTGAAGGGAACTCTACTGGAGTAAAAGGgattaaaatgaagaaaaaaacgaTGTCGTAA